GACTTGATCACGTCATCGCTCGCTTTGAAGGTACCGGCGATACGGCCGTATACCACACCCGGGATCACGAACAGGATGAAGATCAGCGGTACGATAGACTGCATGACAGGTGCATTGAACGCCGTGATTTCACCCGTAGGAGAACGCAGTGGCGAAGTCTCAGGGATCAGTGCCAGGAATAGCACCGCGATACCCGCCATCATTGCCCAACCCGCGCGCGAGAAAGCCTTACTTTCAAGCTCGGTGAATGAGCCCATGTCAGGGGCTTCTTCAGCATCTTCATCGATAGGCGTCTGAGACAGGCGCGGCTCGATAACACGGTCAGTGATGTACCAGCCGATCGCAACAATCAGTAGCGAAGACAGACCTGTGAAGAATAGGTTCGAAAGCGGGTTAACAACATATTCAGGGTCAAGGATTTGTGCCGCTTCCTGTGTGAAGCCTGCCAATAGAGGGTCGATACCTGAAGGGATGAAGTTCGCAGCAAAACCACCTGATACACCCGCGAATGCAGCAGCAATACCCGCTAGTGGGTGACGGCCTGCGGCGTGGAAGATGATACCACCTAGTGGGATAACCAGAACGTAGCCCGCATCAGCAGCAGTGTGCGATACGATAGCAACCAGGATCAGCACAGGTGTGATGAATTTAGCTGGTGTAACATTCAGCATCTTCTTAAGGCCAGTGTTGATGAAGCCTGATGCTTCTGCAACACCAACACCCAGCATTGCTACCAGAACAATACCCAGAGGTGCAAAGCCAGTGAAGTTTTTCACCATTGTCGCAAGGAAGTTTGCAAAGGCTTCGCCAGTCAGCAAGTTGTTAACTTCTACTGCTTGGCCAGAAACCGGGTGAATTAAACCAAATTCGAACTGAGAGAAAACTGCAGACAGAACCCATACCAGGATCAGTCCCCAGAAGAAAAGCAAAGCAGGATCCGGGATCTTGTTACCTGTTCGCTCAATAAAGTTAAGAAACTTATTCATCGCGCTCGGCGACTCATTAGGCGTCTTATTGACAGCTTGATTGCTCATGGGAACTCCATGGTCTTAGTGATGTTGTAAATTTGCGGCGTTAGATTGTCGTTGTATCGCCGTCAATCCGTTTTTTCTGCATAAAGAAAAAGCTTGCGGTGAATTGTAATGAAAAGTTCAATTAAATACGCACGATTCACCATACATTCAGAAATATTCACAATAGCATATTGTAATGAAATATTAATGAAAAACATTATACTAACAAGCACATTACAAGCCCGCCCCTAGAGCACAACAATACTTTCATCTATATAAACGATGTCTCTCCCCCATCCTTAGGCAGCCTCACAAACCGTCAATAGCTCCCCCGGCATGACTACAGTTTAGCCAAAAAAAAGAAGCACCCACGGGTGCTTCTTCTTAACCAATCTAGCCGTACTAGGTTTGCCTTTGAGCGGTTATTCCCACTCGATCGTTGCTGGTGGCTTGCCAGATACGTCGTAAACAACACGAGAAATGCCGTCTACCTCGTTGATAATACGGTTGGAAACTTTACCCAGGAAGTCATATGGCAGGTGTGCCCAATGCGCTGTCATAAAGTCGATAGTCTCTACCGCACGCAGTGATACAACCCAGTCATATTTACGGCCATCACCCATTACACCTACAGAGCGAACCGGGAGGAACACCGTGAATGCCTGAGATACCTTGTGGTACAGATCCGCTTTGTGCAGCTCTTCGATGAAGATAGCATCAGCACGACGAAGCAAATCACAGTACTCTTTCTTCACTTCGCCCAGTACACGTACACCTAGGCCTGGACCTGGGAACGGGTGGCGGTAAAGCATGTTGTAAGGCAGGCCAAGCTCAAGGCCAATCTTACGAACTTCATCTTTGAACAGCTCTTTTAGCGGCTCAACCAGACCCATTTCCATGTCGTCAGGCAGACCACCTACGTTGTGGTGAGACTTGATAACGTGCGCCTTACCGGTCTTGGAGGCAGCTGATTCGATCACATCCGGGTAGATAGTCCCCTGTGCCAGCCACTTGGCATTTGATAGCTTCTTCGATTCTTCGTCGAATACATCAACAAACACGTGGCCGATGATCTTACGCTTAGCTTCAGGCTCCGCTTCACCCGCAAGGGCATCAAGGAAACGATCTTCTGCTTTAACATGAACAATGTTCAGACCGAAGTGGTCGCCGAACATTTCCATTACCTGCTCACCTTCATTCAGGCGAAGTAGGCCGTTGTCGACGAACACACACGTTAGTCGGTCGCCGATCGCACGGTGGATAAGCATGGCAACAACTGACGAGTCAACACCGCCAGATAGACCAAGGATCACTTCATCGTCACCCACTTGCTCTTTGATACGGGCAACCGCATCGTCGATGATGTTGGCAGATGTCCATAGCTTCTCACAGCCACAGATGTTCAAAACGAAGTTCTCGATGATACGCATACCCTGGCGAGTGTGCGTCACTTCTGGGTGGAACTGCAC
This Photobacterium gaetbulicola Gung47 DNA region includes the following protein-coding sequences:
- a CDS encoding putative p-aminobenzoyl-glutamatetransporter (COG2978): MSNQAVNKTPNESPSAMNKFLNFIERTGNKIPDPALLFFWGLILVWVLSAVFSQFEFGLIHPVSGQAVEVNNLLTGEAFANFLATMVKNFTGFAPLGIVLVAMLGVGVAEASGFINTGLKKMLNVTPAKFITPVLILVAIVSHTAADAGYVLVIPLGGIIFHAAGRHPLAGIAAAFAGVSGGFAANFIPSGIDPLLAGFTQEAAQILDPEYVVNPLSNLFFTGLSSLLIVAIGWYITDRVIEPRLSQTPIDEDAEEAPDMGSFTELESKAFSRAGWAMMAGIAVLFLALIPETSPLRSPTGEITAFNAPVMQSIVPLIFILFVIPGVVYGRIAGTFKASDDVIKSMSATMSSMGSFMVMAFFIAQFLVAFTQSNLGTLLALSGAQLLQAMNLPGQVTIVGMILLTAFVNLLVGSASAKWALIGPIMVPMLMAVGISPELTQAAYRVGDSVSNIISPMMVFFPLVVVYMQRYVKSSGIGSLASMMMPYSIAMLIGWTVFLLIYWAIGIPLGIQAPYTYTM
- a CDS encoding GMP synthase (COG0518,COG0519), with translation MTTTTNIHDQRILILDFGSQYTQLIARRIREIGVYCELWSWDVDEADIRDFNPNGIILSGGPESVTEEGSPRAPQYVFEAGVPVFGVCYGMQTMAEQLGGKVAGSTEREFGYAQVKVVEPTDFFKNIEDAIADDGKALLDVWMSHGDKVVEIPSDFVKVAETETCPYAAMANEEKHFYGVQFHPEVTHTRQGMRIIENFVLNICGCEKLWTSANIIDDAVARIKEQVGDDEVILGLSGGVDSSVVAMLIHRAIGDRLTCVFVDNGLLRLNEGEQVMEMFGDHFGLNIVHVKAEDRFLDALAGEAEPEAKRKIIGHVFVDVFDEESKKLSNAKWLAQGTIYPDVIESAASKTGKAHVIKSHHNVGGLPDDMEMGLVEPLKELFKDEVRKIGLELGLPYNMLYRHPFPGPGLGVRVLGEVKKEYCDLLRRADAIFIEELHKADLYHKVSQAFTVFLPVRSVGVMGDGRKYDWVVSLRAVETIDFMTAHWAHLPYDFLGKVSNRIINEVDGISRVVYDVSGKPPATIEWE